The nucleotide sequence tgtttacaattTCATGACTACCTTGACATATCGTTTGcatttgatatatatttttataatctATTTGTTCCATTACATCCTATTCGATTCATGTAATATTGGCCATGTGGAACTCTATCCAGTGTTGTTGTGTCACAAGGGAATACACCATCATAGAGGACCAAACGTTTAAGTTGACTTGATGGAATGAATCGGTTGCATTTCTGTACTTGAGCTAAAGATAACTGAAGGAAGCTTCAATATGATTCATGTATGGAACATGATTAGAGCACAAAAATTGAATTTTGATGAAAAGTTACTTTTCATaatcattgtaaaaaaaaaaagaagagagtcAGGTGTTTAAGGAACTGTCTGACATTAATATTGAGATTACTAATCATTTATTCCTCACAGGCCCCAATCTTCTTCCATACAGCTGTTATCAGTGTCCAGCAGTATTAGTTTACTCATTAACAAGGAGCATCTGTAAGCTCAGCGCAGTATGGTGATAATAGAATCTAAAGGAGCATACCAATGGTTTCTTTCTTGTACTGCAGCAGCCCACTGACTGCCAGTTCCATGTTCTGTTTTATTACTGCTGACTGTGTTATTATTCTGTAGAGCCCAGCAGATATCTGAAAGATGCCTTGATGTTGTTACTTCATTTCAGTATGATCTAAAAATGAACTGGTGGAGACTTGAAACTTGCCTGAGTTAGCTAATGCGTCACATGCTGTTAATGCTGCCAGAGCTACATTATTGTTGTAAAGTaaagcagaaatgtcagatCAATCTTCACTAACAACTGCATCACAGTACTCCAAAACAACAAGGGTTATTAGTACACGCTGACATGATGTTCACTGTGTGGTACATGAGCTAACGAAAGCTACTTTCAAGTCTCTGCACACTGATAATCCATCTGCACTGAAAAGCAATAGCTGCCTTTACATcgttaaaaaacacaactttaaattGGAGAATGGCCACAAGCAGCAATGAACAGTAAGTACTGCAAAAAACACTGGTTTGGTCTTTTAAATTCCATTTTGACATATTCTAACAGTTGTTCTTAGCCATGTAGCATGTAGCACCAAGAGTCTGCATGTGCTCATATCAGCAGGTGATCCTCTGACTGTGTTCATCAAGCTCCACCTCACTCTAGCGCATCAAAAGCAGCAGTCTGGTCAGTGGCCTTACAGTTCTACGTTTGACGCTGTAGGTACCTCTCTAGTTTAActtgtctcagtgcctctccAGTGCAATAGTATAAAGACTGAGAAAAGTCCACATCAGCGGTGGTCAGTGGTTGGACGAGACATACCATGGAGTTTTTCCTCCAGTGAAGAGGGTTCACATCTGCTTTGGACcaagagtgatttgtttttaagttaacCAACATAAATGACATAACTTAGGTAACTTAGGTTGACTAAATGTTGTGAACTGCATCACTTACACAGCTTACATTACGTTAGTTACTTGACTGACTATAGCTATTTGAACCCTAACATGATCTTTCCGTGAACCCAACCAAGTTACTCtggtgcctgaacctaaccaagtagatCAGGTtgctgaacctaaccaagtagctCTGGTGCCTGGAACTAAACATTTTTGCTAAGTTAATGTGGAGCCCTTCACGCACTGCACTGACACTAGAGGGGTAGATAGAGCGTCATAGGGCGTTTGAAGCTTGAGCCACTGACGATGCCGAACTCCCAGTGAGAACGTGTTGGTTCATCAGCAGATTGGAGGAAACTCTGCAGACTCTTGGTCACTGCAGGCGTGGCTGAGAACCAGCGCTTCATACCATATGCTGTTATATTGTATATGAAATCAGAATACTCATGTCAACAAACTACGATtctgaacagccaatcaaatGGCTGTAAcagtgctttttctttttcatggagTAGAAGAGTTTCCACTTTTGGACATGTCAGATTGAAGCGCTACTGTGGGCACAACAGCTATGGTTTAAACCTTGAGCAGTGGGCATCAGGGAAGAGTTTTCCCTTCTGGAAATTAGTATTTTGGAGTCAAATGCCTTTCAATTTACGACAGCACTCAGTGGCACACTAAAGGAAGTACTTATCTAATCCAATCCGTTTACAGAAGGGTAATTGGGGCCACTTGGATCTCAGATTCTGATTTTCGAGCTTTTTTAAGTTAAGTTGAACAGACTCTAAGCACTTATCTACCTGGATAATTCAGCATACCTCTTCTTATGGGTAAGGACTGTATGATAGACATGTAGACAGTTTATGTGGCATTGTTTCTAACTTTTTACAGTGGTTACTTCAttgtatttgtatattttgGTGAGCCATTTTTAATGTGTCCTTTTTTTCAGTACCTGCAACATGACTGTTAAATGCAGACTCAGCAtttttgatttccttttttatctTTGAATGTCCAAATGACCCGTGTTTTGTTTAGATctttttgtaaatattgtgcaacatgtcatgttttgtttatttgatatgaaaaaggttttaaaggaaaaaaaaaaacagcattttgccTCAGCAAGTTTTGttgagaaataaaacagaaagcatGAATTCTCTGGCGAGGTGTTGGTGTGTGTACTTCAATTAAATATGTGTTGACAAaatgatttctgttttgttaagAAGCATTTAATCTGAATATATTACAAAGCATCATCATTTCTCATGAAATTACTGTATATAAATGACtgtacacagatacacacatactgtaatCAAGTCTGCGACTTAGAAGAAAGTACTTTAAGTTTATAAAGTTCAGGTCACAGAAGCAAACTGAACCTCTGAGGATGTTGCTCCATAATTCATTGTATCTTTTCTGCACAATCTTTGAAACAAGAATTCAGCTGACACATggaaagatgtttttaaaaagatagaATCCTTTCCTGTTTGTACCTAGAAGTAGGCTTTATAAGGTGCTTCAAATCCAAAACAGCCTGGGCTTTGGCACTGAGTCCACTGCCTCATCATGGCTGGCTGACTGGTTTTTGCCCCATGTGACTTGCGCAGTGGATCAATGTTGATGGCTGGATCATTGATACAGTTTTGACCCTGTTTGTGACCCAGCTGGGCCTCTGGAACACAGCTCCTACGGCCATGATGTTAGCCTCGTCGCTTCACTTCTTCATGATAGAGGAGATATCCAGAAACATGctctgaaaaagacaaaaagaaagctTTGACTAagactgtagctgctgctggagatAAAACGCACAACGTACGCATGGAAATGTAGAAGTCAAGTCAAGTAAAACAGGACAAAGTCTTGTTTCAGTGATCCAATTACTAAACCTGGAGCAATGTGGGCAGAACAAAAACAGTGATGAACAAATCCTTTATGTCTGTTTATTACAGAATCAGTCCATGGAAGAAATAATGGAGCCAAGTACGtcacatgaaaaagaaagaaacggTTGATGAATTAATAGATTGGTTTATGAACACATTAACTAACATTTTACCTCTTTTGGAGATGTAGAAGATGACTATTCAACAgtataaatgtagtgaagtgtTTGTTCAAACCgccattgtgttttctgacaggACTCTAACATACGTGAAATGTGAAGCAGATATGTTTAATGCCTTGTCTGCACAATAACTGGACAGCATGAATCCTCAAATGATTACCAATACTAGCTGTGTTAATAAAAGACAGTTCTGTTCATACTGAAACTAATAGAGCATTTTCAATATGAGTAGTATTCATTTATTCAATAATTTGTGTTGAAATGtcagtttttaaaacatttttaaacatgtttttaggTAAATAATTGAATTTAGATTGCTTCTTACATCTATATCTTTATCTCTGTATCTATTGGACATGGTTCAGATCGACATAAATAAGCATTCTGTCTCTgttctttctctgctgctgacTCTTCATCACTCATTGTTCATCACATTAGTCTGGTGTTGGGTATTTCGGCCAAATTTGTTGGTAACTTAACCTACACGAAACACTCAACTTCATAATGCTACCATTGTCTTTTTAACTGAATCCCAGGTGATGGCTAAGCTGCTGTCACATTGTCAGGTCAATCAGTGTTAAGCGTCACTGGTCACATGAGACAGTTTCTGCTCTTTACTTGCCATAGACATTCTTCGGCCTCCTGCAGGTGGCATCATGGGCATGTCGCCCCCCAGGGAGCCCAGTTCATCTGACTCCTCTGAGGTGTGTAAGGAAGGGCTTGTGGAACCACTGATGGAGGACAAGCTCTCAGATGGTGGTCTGATCATGAAGCTGGTCTTTCTGGGGTTGGGGTTTAAGACCTCACTCACTACTGACTCCCTCCGCTCATCCTCATCCATGTCTCTGATAGCGCTGGGCCTTAAGGTACTGGTGGACAGCAGAGCTTCCAAATGACTGGGGTGAGAATGTTCACCCTCATGATGGTTTGTTGTGCTAACCTCCACATTGGACACAGCAGAATCCCAGGCTGGATGGTGGTCCACCACGGCTTCATGGGTTTGGGGAGCTTGGATTGCACAGTTCTGGCCAGGCCTGGGTGGCATCCTCGGCTGGGGGCAGATATAGCTGGTCTGGCTGTATCCCAGATGAGCCAAGCTGTTGTGTCTTGGTGCGTCCTGGTGGGCTTTGAACCCGGTGTTGTAATGTGGAGGCTTTGTGTCCACCTCTGGAATCACTTTGAAGGTCTGAGTCAAAGGCCCATTGTGAGGTGATACATTGCTCATTACACAGAGATGTGGTAAGGACGCCTTCTTCCTGGATTTGTAAATCAAACTGTCATCTTCTGTGTACCTCTCTCCATAGAGTGTCTGTTTGATTTTCCTGATGCCCAGGTGGGATATTTCCAGAATGTTCAGGAAAAGTGACACACCGGCAATGGCGATCATGAAGACCATGAAGATGGTCTTCTCTGTGGGCCTGGAGATGTAACAGTCTACACTGTTGGGGCAAGGCAGCCTGTCACACTTATAGAGTGGCTCCAGTTGGATACCATAGAGTACATACTGGCCCAGGATGAAGCACACCTCCACCATAGAGCGTGTTAGGATATGGATGATGTAGGTTCTCAACAGAGAGCCTCTGAGAGGAGCCTTCTTCACCCTCCTCTGCTCGTCCAGCCTCTTAAGCTCCTTTTCTATGCGCTTATGTTCGTCTATCTCAGCCTCGTCCATCTCCTCTTTCAGCTGAAACCGTCTGCGGTGCCGCACCTTCTCCAGCGTTCTGATGCAGTAGAGGGCATGGCCCATGTAGACTAGTGAGGGTGCAGACACAAAGATGACCTGCAAGACCCAAAAGCGAATAAGGGAGATGGGGAAGGCGCGGTCGTAACAGACTGTCTTACAGCCTGGCTGGTCTGTGTTGCAGACAAACTCGGACTGCTCATCATCCCATACATCCTCAGCAGCTGCACCCAGGATTAGCATGCGGAAGATGAAGAGTATGGTGAGCCAGATCTTTCCCACGATGGTTGAATGAATGTGAACTTCTTCTAGGATGCTGCCCAGCAGGTTCCAGTCACCCATGGTCAGCTTCTCACCGCCTCAATGCCACATGTCCTTGAACTGTGGAGACATAACAGGCACATACAATACATTACTTTCACAAAGCTGGAATACATATTAAATATGTTATTGTAAGGGTAGATACAGTTACAGAAACACAAGTAGTCTGACCGGGAAAACCGTAAGTGGGAgcagtgtgatgtcactaaTGCCACATTGAGCAGGAATACAACTCTGTAAGTTGAACCTGAAAGTTAGCTTGGAGCTATTGTAGATGTTTACAACAGAAAGTTTGCGTTGTAATTTCACCAAATTCACTTGTGCCATTCACTTGTTCATTTTAATACACGGTAACCATGAGCATACCACTTCACTTTTTTAAAGGATTACTACAGGAGAAAATGTCAAAGTGCATTTGCTTAGAACTATTTCCAGTGGTGGATTAATCCACATTTGAGTGCATTTCCAGCTGCATGGGGTGGTTGTGGGACTGGAAAAAGTAGGGCCTGTGTTCATGGTAATGAAGGATCATGTCACATGTGTAAGTGCAGGTGTGGCTCACTGATCTGTTTTAATAGCatttggacaacaatggagctcgATAGCACACTGATGTTATGGATGCCACTGCTTTACTTGCAAGACATGCCCTACTCTGCCACTGATTGGTTTgcatctgttgtttttaaatgacaaaagcattgacagctttttaaattttttgacGTGAGAAGGCGAGAAAAGTGGTTTTCAACTGATGGGCACCTTGTTCCTGTCAAAGAAACCAAAAAATCTGACGGAGATTTCTATTGCTCTGGTTTAGCACAGGACATCAAGAGGAGGGGAGATCAGTGGGACCTGTTTAAACTACATGTTCAGTGGTTGTCTGGTGTTAATGGGTTGTGTCTGCGTTTTTCTTGTGGTTGGTTTGTAAAACGAACAGCCAGCGGTGCAGCTGCTACAGTGGATTGTTAGCTGTCGTTTCcctggtaaacacactgaacactTTGTCTGTTGCaactgcagtgtctctgggctacTAAGTGGCAGGGCAGGGTGGCAGCAGCTCGCCTAGCGGAACTGCAGACACCTGGCCGGTGTGCTGTGCTTAGCCTAGTGAGCTCTGCATCAAAGAGTGGCTCAAGAGTATGAATGACCCCGAAGGGAGCAGCAACAGACTGGGAAGGTAGACAAACAGGTCacagaggtcagtgtgtttacctGGGAAAGTACAGCTTATAAACTACCTTATCATAACCACAACACACATAACTACACTACAAGTTAACTGTTGAGTTAAGCTAGAGAATGCAGCCAACAATGCAACCAATCAGTGAGATCCAAAAATAGGGCACATACGAATAAATATCTTTGGATTGACACATTACCTGACTGCAGGATACATTCATAGGTTGTACGGAGAAGAAAAATCTGGAATATTGCCAGGATCAAAAAACGTTCTGCCCAACCAATCAGCAAACTGAGGTGAGTTCAGAAATCAACATCTAAACTTATTCACATTGCTAGTTGTGGATACATTTGAGAGCTGTCTCATTTTTCCATTGGTAAAATCGCAGTGACCGAGATTTCTTATCTCAGTAAACCAGGCGATCGGTTTGCTCATCCAATCAGGTGTAGCGACTGAAACTGT is from Sparus aurata chromosome 16, fSpaAur1.1, whole genome shotgun sequence and encodes:
- the gja10a gene encoding gap junction protein alpha 10 a translates to MGDWNLLGSILEEVHIHSTIVGKIWLTILFIFRMLILGAAAEDVWDDEQSEFVCNTDQPGCKTVCYDRAFPISLIRFWVLQVIFVSAPSLVYMGHALYCIRTLEKVRHRRRFQLKEEMDEAEIDEHKRIEKELKRLDEQRRVKKAPLRGSLLRTYIIHILTRSMVEVCFILGQYVLYGIQLEPLYKCDRLPCPNSVDCYISRPTEKTIFMVFMIAIAGVSLFLNILEISHLGIRKIKQTLYGERYTEDDSLIYKSRKKASLPHLCVMSNVSPHNGPLTQTFKVIPEVDTKPPHYNTGFKAHQDAPRHNSLAHLGYSQTSYICPQPRMPPRPGQNCAIQAPQTHEAVVDHHPAWDSAVSNVEVSTTNHHEGEHSHPSHLEALLSTSTLRPSAIRDMDEDERRESVVSEVLNPNPRKTSFMIRPPSESLSSISGSTSPSLHTSEESDELGSLGGDMPMMPPAGGRRMSMSMFLDISSIMKK